The Erwinia billingiae Eb661 nucleotide sequence AGGAAGCCCTCACGCCACGAACGCGTTTCCAGTGCGGTTTGCAACTGCTCGCCATTGACCGATTGATCCGGGCTGTACATCGCCGCTTCCAGCAGTTGTCGGGCGATCCACGAGGGATCCAACGGCAACGTATCCTGATCGCCCGTGTAGCGGACGGCTTCGCGGATCAGCACCGGCCAGAAGTCTTCCGCAATCGGGCCATAGCCTTCAGTCGTGGCAACGTTCAACACCCATTTCACCCACAGGCTGAACTCTTCGCCATCTACAATCTGGATATTCTCTTCGAATTCCGCATAGAGGCAGAGGGCCGCCATCTCCGGTTCCATCTCCTGGAAATCTGCCAGCACGTCACGGTCGCCGGTCAGGACCAGGCGAAACTGCAAAGGCATGGAGGGGATAGCGACCGGTAAGGGGCGCGTCTCGTCAGGAGAGTGCCAGTCAAAGCGCTGTGTGGTGAGAATTTGTCGAATGCGAAGCCACAGCAGAGGCTGTGCAATTAACGTCCGCAGAGACAAAATAAGTGTGCCACCGTTGGCCCGGTGAACCAGTCCCGGTTCAAGCGTCAGCTGGTTGTTATACCAGCGTACACAGCCCAGAAGCTGTTCTGCCTCAATCCAGTCCGCACGATGAATGCCACCGGTGCTGGCAAAGTTATCCTGCTCCGTTTCCGCAGCACGCCAGGTGACCGACATACCGTCAATCTGGTAATGGCCTCCCTGTAACGTCGCCTCATCATCTTCGCTGAGGCCAGAAAGGACATCTTGCAGTAAAGCCTGATATTCGACGTTTTCAGCTGTTTTAATCAGCATCAGCGGCAATTTTGCCGGCGTTTGCAGCAGCAGACTCAGGCCATTAAACAGGCGTGATTGCACGGCATCAAAGCAGCTGGCGTCGTCTTCAGGTGCCTGCAGGAAGAGGGGCTGAACGCTTTCTGTATCGGGCTGTAGGGCACGCCATTCAAGTCTGTTGTTGGTCAAAGTTATCGTATTTTTCTGAAATGAGTAAAAGCGGCATTATACAAGATTTCAGCCTGTTAAGCACCGTAGAGTGACACTTCAAACGATGTTCAGCAGCAGATTGCGATAACAAGCCCGTTTTCTTTACGGCATGCTTAAAAAAAGCTGTTATTCTAAACTCGTCACGAAATCAGCATGAGATTCCGATGAAATATCAGCAACTGGAAAATCTTGAAAGCGGTTGGAAATGGAAATACCTGGTGAAAAAACACCGGGAGGGTGAAGCGATCACCCGATATCTGGAATACAGTGCGGCTCAGGCGGTGGTGGACGAACTGTTGGCGATGGAGAATCGCCCAGTTGATGTCTTAACCTGGATTGCTCAACATATTAATCCGGCGCTCGAAAACCGGATGAAACAAACCATTCGCGCCCGTCGCAAGCGTCACTTTAATGCTGAACATCAGCACACACGCAAAAAATCTATCGACCTGGAGTATCTGGTCTGGCAGCGTCTGGCCGGTCTGGCTCAACGTCGTAACAGCACGCTTTCCGAAACGATTGTGCAGCTGATAGAAGATGCTGAACGTAAAGAAAAATACGCCACGCAGATGTCTTCTTTGAAACAAGATCTGCAGGCCATTCTCGGTAAGCCGGATTAATTTCTTCCGTAAAGCGCCTTCCGCCGGTTCCGGCAGACAAAATAAAGACCAAAAAAAACCCCGCCGGAGCGGGGTTTTTTCATCAAAGAGAACTTAGCCCTGTGGCTGAGTTACAACATCTTTGATGCCTTTAACTTCGATTTCTACACGACGATCCGGTGCCAGGCAATCGATCAGGGCATTACGGCCTTTCACGCTGTCACAGGTGTTGCCGGTAACTGGGTTAGATTCACCCATACCGCGTGCAGAGATCTTGTTAGAAGGGATGCCTTTAGAAACGAGGTAGTCAACTACTGACTGAGCACGTTTCTCGGACAGTTTCTGGTTGTACTGGTCAGAACCGATACGGTCGGTATAGCCCAGAACAACAACAGAACCATCTTTAGGATCCAGTGAGCTCAGCTGGGTGTACAGCTGATCCAGAGCCTGCTGACCTTCTGGCTTCAGGGAAGCTTTGTTGAAGGTGAACAGAACGTCTGATTTCAGAGTGAAACGCTTGGTTTCAACAACTGGCGCTGGAGCAGGCGCTGGAGCTGGTGCTGGAGCAGCAGCTTCGTCCTGACCGAAACGGTAAGAAACACCCAGTGCTAACATGCCGTTGTCTGGACGAGCACCAACGGTCTGTGCATCACCGATGTTGTTAACCCACTGGTAATCCAGACGGGTTGCCCAGTTCTGAGTCAGTGCGTATTCAACACCAACGGCAGCCAGTGGAGAAACACCGGTGTCGTGGTCGCTCTGGCGGTTGCCAGTAATGGTGTTCTGCTGAGTAGAGTCTGCACGCCATACCATGCCGCCCAGACGCGTGTACACGTCCAGATCGTCAGTGATTGGGTAGCTCAGTTTAGCAGCCAGCTGAACGCCCTGTGCTTTGAATGCGCCGTTAGTTACGTTACCTTTGTTAGGCATACGTCCCAGCCAGTCATAACCCAGTTCGAAGCCCAGGTATTGGTTAGCCTGGTAGCCACCGAAAGCACCTGCACCAAGCTGGCTTTCGTGAGTTGGGCCGTCATTGTTTGCATAACCGTTACCGTAGTAACCAGTGTCATGGTACTGAGACCAACCCAGTTTTGCACCAGTATACCAGGTGTTATCTTTAGGAGCGGCCTGCGCTACGGTAGCGAAGCCAGCCAGTGCCACTGCAATTGCGATAGCTGTCTTTTTCATTATTGCGCCTCGTTATCATCCAAATAGGCAATGAGCTTTAATTAGCTCTTTGATTAATCCTTCGCCGGGTTATAAAGCTCGATTGTGACTCATCCAAAAACTGGAGATTATTGAGCACCCTGGCGACGTAAAGTCTACAACGTACCAGCAAACTTACAAGTATGATGTGACGACGGTCAGCAAAAAAATAGGCTTTCGTACACAAATTTACACATCTGCAGACAGGTTATACAGGTAAAACCTGAGGGGAAAATGGCGCTAAACCATTGTCCCGCAGGCTCATAGCATAATCAGGGGCTTAACGAGCCAGCTGCAGAATTTTCTCGTGAGAAATTTCTTATTTTTACTTAATGATACAAAGTAGAGTGAATTTTTAAGCCATTAAACGGTCTGGAGGAGGCAGAATTGATCCGATCGGGTCGCATAATCAACCCCAAAGCCTTGCCAGCAAATGCCGCTTTTTGCAGCCGCTGACGATCTTCTAAGGTGATATCGCCCGTCAACCAACCTAAAACCACACTGTAATTTCCCGTCTGTAATGCTTTGATCATCGCCTCTACGGTAGTAATAGCACCGGAATGATGAATCTGCATCACTTTATCCAGCGGTAACCCTGACTCAATCAACCAGCTACGGCTCAATTTTTGATGAGGCGTCAACCACAACTGCCAGCGTGACTGAGTCCCTAACTGTTGCAGTAAGGGCAGCAGCAACATTTGCGTCATAGCAGGCTGATTCTCGCTGTAAATCAGCTCACTGATTAAGCCCGCCGCAGCTGCAGGCTGGGCTTTCGCACAGTCTGGAGCAGTCCGCACACCAGTTTTAACAGAAGAAGATTTCAGGGAATGAGTTTGCATATTGGCTTCGCTCGCAGGGTTACTGTATGGATGTACAGTATAGCGAGGGTGTCCAAAGATCAACCTTATTTTTTTGAAAACGCCTCGCAAAAACACAAATCGATAGGGTGCAAAGCAAATCATTGATTGAACTTGTAACGGCGATTGCCTATTTTTTTTCTGCAGGAAAGGAGAAACACCAGGATGTCTTACAACGTTAAGGATGCGGAATATGAAGGACTCAAAAAGCAATATTATCAGGGCAAAACGTCAGCTTTCTTCGCTGGGCGAGATAAATAGCCGTAGCCAGTTTGGTGGCTACAGTTTATCAGTGGAAAGCGTGGTCTTTGCGCTTGTCAGTGAGGGCGATCTCTATCTTCGGGCCTGTGAAGAAGTGAGGCCGTATATCATTGAACGTAAGATGAAACCGTTGATGTTTAACAAAAGGGGGATCCCTGTCGCGCTGGAATACTACCGCGTGGACAACCCGCTGTGGGCCGAGCCTGAACAGTTGATTGCGCTCTGTCAATTGTGTCTGAAAGGGGCGATGCAGGATAAAAAACTGCATCAAAACTCGGGGCGGCTGAAGGATTTGCCTAATCTCAGTATGAAACTGGAAGTGCAGCTCAGGCGGGTGGGTATCGCTAACGCAGAGATGTTAAAGCAGCTGGGTGCAAAGCGCAGTTGGTTAAAATTGCACGAGAAAAATAAAAGTCTTGGGGTGAATATTCTTTTTGCGTTGCAAGGCGCGATCGAGGGGCTGCATTGTGAAGCACTGCCGGTGGCGATCAAAGAGGAGCTCAGGGGCTGGCACCGCGAAACCTTGCTGTACCAGACGCTGAGCGAACTGAGAAGACGTTAAGTTTCCAGGACCTGTTTTTTTAACTGAGCGATTTCTGGCAGTAATGCGATCAACAGACCCACCTGCTGAAGCACCAGCGGCTCTTTGGTTTCCGGGTCGGCTTCCGTTGCTGCCAGTCGCTCAGAGAGGCTCGACAACAATCTTTGGGTTTTTTGTTCATCGATAAGATCAATATGCAGCACGTCATCGACGTAGCAGACGGCATCATCCATCAATTGCAGCATGGCTGGCCGGGTGAACTTTTCCCGGTGCGCGCCCAGCGCCGAGATATAGCTGAGGAAGGAGTGGTTGAGGCACAGCAGACGAAACGCCGCTTCCCGCAACGAGGCGGAAGCATTCTTTTCTGCGGAGATGTTAGACACCACTGAAGCCAGCTCAGCATCACCGTTGTGGGCGTCACGGCGGGCAATACGGTAGTCCAGCCGGTTGTCTTTTCCCTGATGATACTGAACCAGAATGGCATCCAGATAGCGGCAGTTAGCGGTCAGCGTGCGTTCTGCAACCGAAGACAGCCGACGAAAACGCCAATCAGGCCAGAGGAAAGCCACCGCCAGCCAGGCAATGCCGCAGCCTAACAACGTATCAAAGATGCGGGGCAGGGCAATCTCAAACCCTTCACCCAGCAGATTGAAACAGAACAGTACCAGCAAGGTGATAAACATTGTGGCATGAGCATATTGCGACTGACGGAAGGCGAAGAACAGCACGCCGGTGACCACGATCAGTATCAGCTGCCCCTCGAAAGAAGGCACCAGCCACAGTAAAGGCAACCCAAGTATGATACCCGCCACGGTTCCCACAATACGCAATGCTAATCTGCGTTTGGTGGCATTGTAGTTCGGCTGGCAGACAAACAGACTGGTCAGCAGGATCCAATAGCCGTGCTCAAGGCCAGTCAGCTGAACAAACCCATAGCCGGCACACAACAGCAGCGACATCCGCACCGCATGGCGGAAAAGCGGGGATTCTGGCGATAAATGGCGGCTGATACGTAAACGAATATCGGCCCAACCGGTTAATCCTTCGCTGGAGAGCGTTTGATCATGATTCTCATGATGGCTTTCCAGAATTTGCTCTGATTCAATTGTCGCCAGTTGGGCGTCTATGGCTTTGAGGTTATTTAACAAATAGTGCATGGCTTTGACGTCACTGCTCCCTGGACGGGCAGCAGCAAGACGATCCAGCGCGGCGTTGAGGTGAATGAAGGTTCGCTCAAAGCGGCTGTTATGCTGATAGGTTTCGCGCAGCAGAATGCAGTTTGCCAACTGTTGGCAGGCCTTTGCCTGCAGCGTCAGCAGGCGTTGAAAGCGAAACAGAATATCGCTATAACGGTATTCCTGCCGCAGCGCGTGGTATTGCGCATGGGAAGAGCTGGCACGCTCATGAATGTCCTGAGCGACAAAGTAATAATGCAGCGTTCTGCGCGTGCTGCGTTGTCCCCGGTCCCCACGTAAGCGGGACTGAATCGAAATTTTTGCCTGGTTGAGTGTCGCCACCAACTGACTGTTGGCCATGGCCACGTCGATCAACGACGCATTTTCATTCTCTTCGATATCCGGATCGAACAACCCCGCTTTTGCCTCCAGATACACTGCCAGCCCTTCAAAGCTGCGGGCGATGTTTTCCTGTAACGGACGGACGGGAAAAATAACGTGTCCGGTGAGCGTCAGCAGGTTGTACCAGATAGCGCCGACCAGCAGCAGGGAAGGTTGCAGATACCACTGAGGGAACAGCCCAAGGCCGAGCAGGGTATAGATAGCGATCAGCAGCGCGCCAAAGGCAATCGTGGCATAGCGCTGCCCCAACGCGCCAAGCAAAATGAAACCCCAGGTCGACACGGCAAGACCGAGGATAAATAGCCAGGGATACGGAGAAAGAAGTTCAACAGAGACGGACGCAATGCAGAAGCAGACCAGGGTGATGACCAGATTTCGCAGCCGGCCACTGAGGCGATCGTCAAGGTCTGCCAGAGCCGCAGCCACCACGCCTAACGTTAGCGGAATGGTCCAGGTGATTTGATTCAACCACCAGGGCACACCTGCGGTACCCACAAGGGCGATAAAGATACGCAGGTTGTACAGCAGCGCAGTGTTATAGGCGTAGCGCCGCAGCCTGGAGCTTAACGATAAGCGCATCAGAAACTAGTTGAACCGGCTGCGGGCGTTAGCTTCACGCGCGGCTTGTGCCACTTCGACGCTGACGACGCGGCGGCCTACCGGCCACAATGCGATGGCGGCGATTTTGAAATTCGCTATCCCAACCGGAATGCCGATGATAGTGATGCACTGGGCGATACCGGTCATGATATGCATCACGCACAGCCACCAGCCAAAGAAGACCAGCCAGATGATATTCAGCAGCGTGCCGCCCGAATTCATCAGCGCATTTTTGCGGCCAGGTTCCAGCTCATCTACATGCACGGCTTCATTACCGTAAGGCAGTAACGAAAGCTTGGTGATTTCCCAGCAGGAACGGGTGAGCGGTAAGGTAAAAATAAAAATGATGCTGACAACGGTCGCAAACAGCCACGAAAGCGTGGTCAGAAAACCGCCCAGAATAAAATTCAGAATGTTTAAAACAGTACGCATTGGTCGTTTCCCTAACAGAGCGCGGAGCTCAAAAATACAATGCGTTGATTGTAGCGCGTTTTAACTCTGGAGCGGTACACTCCTGCCAGCTAAACTACAGCCCATTAAAAGCAACCACAGCCAGAGGCAGGTCATGGAACTGAAAGCAACGTCGCTGGGCAAACATCTGGCGCAGCATCCCTACAATCGGGTACGAATGTTGGCCGCAGGCGTTGAGGTGAGTGGTGAAAAACATGAATACCTTATTCCGTTTAACCAGCTGTTAGCCATCAAATGTAAACGCGGGATGGTTTGGGGCGAACTCGAATTTGCCCTGCCTGAAGATAAAGTCGTGCGCCTGCATGGCACCGAATGGCAGGAAACCCAACGTTTCTATCATTACCTCAACCAGGCCTGGCAGCAATGGAGTGAGGAGATGAGCCTGGTCTCCTCTGAAGTCCTGCAGCAACTGGTGACCCGCTTACAGGAGGGTGAACAGCAGGATAAATGGTTGAAGCGCAGCGATATGGCCGGCTGGCGTACCGCCATTCAGGAGGCGTTCTGCTCATTGCCACTGCCGGTAGAGCGTCTGGATGAGTTTGATAACTGCCGCGAAAACTATCAGTTCTGCCTCGCCTGGCTGAATAACAGCGATGCACAACGGCAGAAGCGTAACGGTCAGTGGTCAGAAAAAATGCTGGCGCAGTACGCCGATTTCTTCAATACCGTCGAGACGTCCCCTCTCAACAGTTCCCAGGCAAAAGCGGTGGTGAACGGTGAGGATGCGCTGCTGGTGCTGGCGGGTGCGGGGAGTGGCAAAACATCCGTGCTGGTCGCCCGAGCAGGATGGTTACTGATGCGCAAACAAGCCAGCGCAGAACAGATCCTGCTGCTGGCCTTTGGTCGTCAGGCCGCTGAAGAGATGAACGAGCGCATCAAAGCCCGGCTGAATACCGACGGTATTCAGGCCCGCACGTTTCACTCACTGGCTTTGAACATCATCCAGCAGGGCAGCAGTAAATCCCCTTCCATCAGCAAGCTCGAAACCGATACGACGCTGCGCCATAAGCTGTTAATTGACGTCTGGCGCCAGCAGTGTGGGGAAAAGAAAGCCCATGCCAATGGCTGGCGGCAATGGTTGCAGGACGAGCTGGAGTGGGAAATCGGCGAAGGTGATTACTGGAAAGAAGAGCGGCTTGCCAAACGTCTGGCCAGCAGGCTTGAGCGATGGCTTGGATTGATGCGAATGCATGGCGGCG carries:
- a CDS encoding AAA family ATPase yields the protein MTNNRLEWRALQPDTESVQPLFLQAPEDDASCFDAVQSRLFNGLSLLLQTPAKLPLMLIKTAENVEYQALLQDVLSGLSEDDEATLQGGHYQIDGMSVTWRAAETEQDNFASTGGIHRADWIEAEQLLGCVRWYNNQLTLEPGLVHRANGGTLILSLRTLIAQPLLWLRIRQILTTQRFDWHSPDETRPLPVAIPSMPLQFRLVLTGDRDVLADFQEMEPEMAALCLYAEFEENIQIVDGEEFSLWVKWVLNVATTEGYGPIAEDFWPVLIREAVRYTGDQDTLPLDPSWIARQLLEAAMYSPDQSVNGEQLQTALETRSWREGFLAERVRDEILLDQILIETEGTMVGQINALSVIEFPGHPRAFGEPSRISCVVHVGDGEFTDVERKAELGGNIHAKGMMIMQAWLISELELEQQLPFSASIVFEQSYSEVDGDSASLAELCALISALSGQPLTQQIAVTGSVDQFGRVQPVGGLNEKIEGFFHICNQRTLNGTQGIIMPLANVRHLSLQQEVVDAVREGKFHIWAVSSVEEALPILTGAEWDKEEGPCLLRLIQERIAQINHQDGRHRPWPLRWLNWFNHS
- the matP gene encoding macrodomain Ter protein MatP: MKYQQLENLESGWKWKYLVKKHREGEAITRYLEYSAAQAVVDELLAMENRPVDVLTWIAQHINPALENRMKQTIRARRKRHFNAEHQHTRKKSIDLEYLVWQRLAGLAQRRNSTLSETIVQLIEDAERKEKYATQMSSLKQDLQAILGKPD
- the ompA gene encoding porin OmpA, with product MKKTAIAIAVALAGFATVAQAAPKDNTWYTGAKLGWSQYHDTGYYGNGYANNDGPTHESQLGAGAFGGYQANQYLGFELGYDWLGRMPNKGNVTNGAFKAQGVQLAAKLSYPITDDLDVYTRLGGMVWRADSTQQNTITGNRQSDHDTGVSPLAAVGVEYALTQNWATRLDYQWVNNIGDAQTVGARPDNGMLALGVSYRFGQDEAAAPAPAPAPAPAPVVETKRFTLKSDVLFTFNKASLKPEGQQALDQLYTQLSSLDPKDGSVVVLGYTDRIGSDQYNQKLSEKRAQSVVDYLVSKGIPSNKISARGMGESNPVTGNTCDSVKGRNALIDCLAPDRRVEIEVKGIKDVVTQPQG
- the sulA gene encoding SOS-induced cell division inhibitor SulA — translated: MQTHSLKSSSVKTGVRTAPDCAKAQPAAAAGLISELIYSENQPAMTQMLLLPLLQQLGTQSRWQLWLTPHQKLSRSWLIESGLPLDKVMQIHHSGAITTVEAMIKALQTGNYSVVLGWLTGDITLEDRQRLQKAAFAGKALGLIMRPDRINSASSRPFNGLKIHSTLYH
- a CDS encoding TfoX/Sxy family DNA transformation protein, which translates into the protein MKDSKSNIIRAKRQLSSLGEINSRSQFGGYSLSVESVVFALVSEGDLYLRACEEVRPYIIERKMKPLMFNKRGIPVALEYYRVDNPLWAEPEQLIALCQLCLKGAMQDKKLHQNSGRLKDLPNLSMKLEVQLRRVGIANAEMLKQLGAKRSWLKLHEKNKSLGVNILFALQGAIEGLHCEALPVAIKEELRGWHRETLLYQTLSELRRR
- the yccS gene encoding YccS family putative transporter, which codes for MRLSLSSRLRRYAYNTALLYNLRIFIALVGTAGVPWWLNQITWTIPLTLGVVAAALADLDDRLSGRLRNLVITLVCFCIASVSVELLSPYPWLFILGLAVSTWGFILLGALGQRYATIAFGALLIAIYTLLGLGLFPQWYLQPSLLLVGAIWYNLLTLTGHVIFPVRPLQENIARSFEGLAVYLEAKAGLFDPDIEENENASLIDVAMANSQLVATLNQAKISIQSRLRGDRGQRSTRRTLHYYFVAQDIHERASSSHAQYHALRQEYRYSDILFRFQRLLTLQAKACQQLANCILLRETYQHNSRFERTFIHLNAALDRLAAARPGSSDVKAMHYLLNNLKAIDAQLATIESEQILESHHENHDQTLSSEGLTGWADIRLRISRHLSPESPLFRHAVRMSLLLCAGYGFVQLTGLEHGYWILLTSLFVCQPNYNATKRRLALRIVGTVAGIILGLPLLWLVPSFEGQLILIVVTGVLFFAFRQSQYAHATMFITLLVLFCFNLLGEGFEIALPRIFDTLLGCGIAWLAVAFLWPDWRFRRLSSVAERTLTANCRYLDAILVQYHQGKDNRLDYRIARRDAHNGDAELASVVSNISAEKNASASLREAAFRLLCLNHSFLSYISALGAHREKFTRPAMLQLMDDAVCYVDDVLHIDLIDEQKTQRLLSSLSERLAATEADPETKEPLVLQQVGLLIALLPEIAQLKKQVLET
- a CDS encoding YccF domain-containing protein, whose amino-acid sequence is MRTVLNILNFILGGFLTTLSWLFATVVSIIFIFTLPLTRSCWEITKLSLLPYGNEAVHVDELEPGRKNALMNSGGTLLNIIWLVFFGWWLCVMHIMTGIAQCITIIGIPVGIANFKIAAIALWPVGRRVVSVEVAQAAREANARSRFN
- the helD gene encoding DNA helicase IV; the encoded protein is MELKATSLGKHLAQHPYNRVRMLAAGVEVSGEKHEYLIPFNQLLAIKCKRGMVWGELEFALPEDKVVRLHGTEWQETQRFYHYLNQAWQQWSEEMSLVSSEVLQQLVTRLQEGEQQDKWLKRSDMAGWRTAIQEAFCSLPLPVERLDEFDNCRENYQFCLAWLNNSDAQRQKRNGQWSEKMLAQYADFFNTVETSPLNSSQAKAVVNGEDALLVLAGAGSGKTSVLVARAGWLLMRKQASAEQILLLAFGRQAAEEMNERIKARLNTDGIQARTFHSLALNIIQQGSSKSPSISKLETDTTLRHKLLIDVWRQQCGEKKAHANGWRQWLQDELEWEIGEGDYWKEERLAKRLASRLERWLGLMRMHGGAQAAMIESAPEEVRDLFSKRVKLMAPLMKAWKSALKEEGAVDFSGLIHQAVNILDKGRFISPWKHILVDEFQDISPQRAALLAALRRQNKQTALFAVGDDWQAIYRFSGAEMTLTTAFHHHFGEGDRCVLDTTYRFNDRIGEIANKFVQSNPHQLKKPLNSLTKGNKKSISLLPEDQLEALLNKISGYATADERILILARYHHIRPAVLEKAKTRWPKLRIDFTTIHASKGQQADYVILLGLQNGKDGFPAAARESVMEQALLPQPEDFPDAEERRLAYVAITRAKQQVWLLFKKENPSGFVDEIKRLGVPVLRKP